GTCCTGAAACATGGTCGGAGAGCGGTCAGTCTGGTGCGGCACGGTGCTCAGCATCTCGTGGATGCCCTACGGTGGAAACCCGAACAGTTCATGGAGGTCCTGGAGGTGTTAATCCAGGCTTTTTGCCCGCCAGGAGCGGCTGAAAGTGAAGTTGTCACCTACTGAGCTTCTAGCCGCTCCTTTGACCACTCGACGCCATCACAGGGGGCAAATCCAGTTGCAAGATGCTTCTGTTCTCCCTGTCCTTCAGCAACACCAATAATCAGGGTTCCACCATCGGAATTTGCGAAACCTGTTATCTGCTTTGTCAGCGCATCTTGACAGTCTTTTTTCAGGAAGCGCCCGTCTTTGTAATCGAGCCTCTGACTTTCCTCGACTTTCAAAAACAGTGCTTCGA
This genomic interval from Deinococcus fonticola contains the following:
- a CDS encoding helix-turn-helix domain-containing protein: MIFPVWDDIEMKLSPTEWTQERIEALFLKVEESQRLDYKDGRFLKKDCQDALTKQITGFANSDGGTLIIGVAEGQGEQKHLATGFAPCDGVEWSKERLEAQ